In Halothermothrix orenii H 168, the sequence CGTTATGTATTTACAAGAGGAAATCATTAAAGCTTTTCACCAAACCTGACAGCCTCACCCCGGTTCTTCAAACTGGCGAAGTTTTTAACAAAACAACCAAGCTTCTCCAGCTCAGCCATTACCTTTTTTAATGCTGTTGTAGTTGCAAAAAATCTGGGAGTAACAAAGGCCATGGCTGTTTTCCCGGCCGTCCGTTTACATTCCCTTAGATAGGGGGGTAAGTCTTTACCAATCTTCCCCTTGAAAATTCCCCGTGTTGGACTGCCCACCAGTATCAAATCATAGGGGAAAAAGGATACAACCCGTCCCCTGTCCCGGGTACTGAGAATATCAACCTGATGTCCGTTTTTCCTGGCCCCTTCTGCTATCCCTCTGGCAATTTCCTCTATATTACCTTCTTCAGAATGGATAATCAATATTTTCTGCAAAAAAGCCACCCCCATATATTATATAAATTTAATTAAATAGTAGAAATATATAACTAAAATGTATAACTACAGGTATAACAATATAAATATAAAACTAAATACAAAAAAATCTAAAATATTAAACAAAATAGGAGTAAAAACAAATTTTAAACACTACTTCTACATTTATGCCATCTCGTAAATTATACCATATTTATATGTTTTTTTAAATATGGGGAAGGGCTTTTTCCAAAATTAGTGAATATATAGTTTCCCGGTATCAACAAATTATGTTACAACTTAATAAAATTTATAAAAAAAAGGAAAACCCGGGCCGGCTCCTGTTACTCCTGGCAAAATAAATAGATTATTCACCAGAGAACCAGGAAAAGGCCCGGAACTTGCCGACACTAAAAAACTACCTGAGCATACCATTGACAATTAAATCTGTGGCTTCATCCTCACTCAAACCTCTGGCAATCAATGTTTCCAGCTGTTTCTGGTTTATTCTACCGATACTGGCTTCATGGGATAGCTCAGCCAGATCATTATTGACTTTTATAATGGGAATAGCACTTACCTCTGCCTCCCCCTTAACCGCTTCCACACAATCAATATGGCCTTTAACATTGGGAGCATTACCATAAGCTTCACCAATGACCTCACTGACGGTCTGGTCAGCTGCAAAAACCCTGGTCTTGGCCAGACCCTTACTTCCTTCTTCATTCAAATTTAACCTTTCTTTTATTTTGATGCTATCGGTTTCCTTACCATAAACCTTACTTATTAATTTACTGGCAGATTTTTTAGCCTGGTCAACTTCAATATCCACATCAAGTTTACCAACCCGTCCCTTGACCAGCTTAAACTCACTGAAAAAATAGGCTCCTTCATCAAGTTTGGCCCTGGTTTTAGGGATAACCTCCACTCCGGCTTCCTGCCCATGATAATGAACCTCTTCATAGGTTAGAATTGCGTTTTTTTTCAGATGGATATCAGCATCCATTTTATGAATAACTTTTTTAGCTTTGGGAAAACTGCAGTGGGCTAACAGGTGAACCTCGGCATCCTCCCCGACCACATACTCAGCCTGAATATACTGTAGCCCCTCTTTATGGGTTACCCCGAAACACATATGCATCGGTTTTTTAAACCGGGCTCCATCGGCAATCTCAATCCTGACCTTGACCCCATCATCCTGTGGTTCAGTATCTATTTTTAAACCCTCAACTTCATTAACACCAACCAC encodes:
- a CDS encoding flavodoxin family protein — protein: MAFLQKILIIHSEEGNIEEIARGIAEGARKNGHQVDILSTRDRGRVVSFFPYDLILVGSPTRGIFKGKIGKDLPPYLRECKRTAGKTAMAFVTPRFFATTTALKKVMAELEKLGCFVKNFASLKNRGEAVRFGEKL
- a CDS encoding SufB/SufD family protein, with the protein product MKLSFDEEFKMLVDAFEKSGGDGSVFSEEDGGFLLINANRVVGVNEVEGLKIDTEPQDDGVKVRIEIADGARFKKPMHMCFGVTHKEGLQYIQAEYVVGEDAEVHLLAHCSFPKAKKVIHKMDADIHLKKNAILTYEEVHYHGQEAGVEVIPKTRAKLDEGAYFFSEFKLVKGRVGKLDVDIEVDQAKKSASKLISKVYGKETDSIKIKERLNLNEEGSKGLAKTRVFAADQTVSEVIGEAYGNAPNVKGHIDCVEAVKGEAEVSAIPIIKVNNDLAELSHEASIGRINQKQLETLIARGLSEDEATDLIVNGMLR